One segment of Ailuropoda melanoleuca isolate Jingjing unplaced genomic scaffold, ASM200744v2 unplaced-scaffold54104, whole genome shotgun sequence DNA contains the following:
- the LOC117799627 gene encoding heterogeneous nuclear ribonucleoprotein A3 homolog 1-like: MDGRDPKEPEQLRKLFIGGLSFETTDESLKEHFEQWGTLTDCVVMRDPQTKRSRGFGFVTYSCVEEVDASMAARPHKVDGRIVEPKRAVSREDSARPGAHLTVKKIFVGGIKEDTEEFHLRDYFEEYGKIETIEVMEDRQSGKKRGFAFVTFDDHDTVDKIVVQKYHTINGHNCEVKKALSKQEMQTAGAPRGGRGGGASSFGGGREASFGNGGGNFGGRGGGNFSSRGPGGFG; encoded by the coding sequence AGCTCTTCATCGGAGGCTTGAGCTTTGAAACAACAGACGAAAGCTTAAAGGAACACTTCGAGCAATGGGGCACATTAACGGACTGTGTGGTTATGAGGGACCCACAAACAAAGCGATCCAGGGGTTTTGGATTCGTGACGTACTCCTGCGTGGAAGAGGTGGATGCGTCAATGGCTGCAAGGCCGCACAAGGTTGATGGACGTATTGTAGAACCAAAACGTGCTGTGTCGCGAGAAGACTCTGCAAGACCTGGGGCACATTTAACCGTAAAGAAAATATTCGTCGGCGGtattaaagaagacacagaagaatTTCACTTAAGAGACTATTTTGAAGAGTATGGAAAAATTGAAACCATTGAAGTTATGGAAGACCGTCAGAGCGGGAAGAAAAGGGGATTCGCATTCGTTACATTCGATGATCATGATACAGTGGACAAAATTGTTGTCCAGAAATACCATACGATCAACGGGCATAACTGCGAAGTGAAAAAGGCCCTATCAAAGCAAGAGATGCAGACCGCAGGAGCACCGAGGGGAGGTCGTGGTGGTGGCGCAAGCAGTTTTGGCGGTGGTCGAGAAGCTAGCTTTGGCAATGGCGGGGGCAACTTCGGCGGCCGAGGTGGTGGAAACTTTAGCAGCCGAGGGCCGGGTGGTTTCGGA